Proteins from one Bacteroides mediterraneensis genomic window:
- a CDS encoding sensor histidine kinase KdpD, translating into MGKQIKLVWILTIVTALLVIGGQVYWLYQQYTYTALAYMARLNDTLLVLQDKNFTLALDANHAIKMVDANRATKDSDLVKLGYSLKMNFEEGKAESYVRFSKLYDADSLGNLHLVDSFNVTGLSLDEVVNASLHYTKYADRPFDLQALDSLFTSHHIHATDWQLVKLDSFLWQGTYVVEKSCMRYRMKFIYPYNPFVRDAVTGYVDLPTNPLLKEMGWQLVGSLILILLLIFCLIYQVRTILKQYKLDELRKGFVNTMIHELKRPVQTLKMCVAFLNNKRMRKDEQMMDEVVKDSMFELDNLSAYLVKVREMTRADDEQTPLSVRLFNLSETLEKLLRLTVIPADKHVRFETRLTPNPLWVTADSVHLTNSISNLVENAIKYSGNEVCIRISASLAEGKLVIRVADNGFGISSQDQLHIFDKFYRSEQMVGRGLPGIGLGLSYVKLMVEAHGGTVGVESILGRGSVFTLEIPQSK; encoded by the coding sequence ATGGGAAAACAAATCAAGCTGGTGTGGATATTGACAATCGTAACCGCCTTGCTGGTGATTGGCGGGCAGGTGTATTGGTTGTACCAACAATATACCTATACGGCGTTGGCCTATATGGCCCGGTTGAATGATACCCTGCTGGTGCTTCAGGATAAGAATTTTACGTTGGCACTGGATGCCAACCATGCCATCAAGATGGTGGACGCGAACCGGGCAACGAAAGATTCTGATTTGGTCAAGCTGGGATATTCTCTGAAAATGAATTTTGAGGAAGGGAAGGCTGAATCGTATGTCAGATTTTCTAAATTATATGATGCGGATTCGTTGGGGAATTTGCATCTGGTAGACTCATTTAATGTCACCGGTTTGTCTCTTGACGAGGTTGTGAATGCAAGCTTGCATTACACAAAGTATGCAGACCGACCGTTTGATTTGCAGGCGTTAGATTCGCTCTTCACCAGCCACCACATTCATGCGACGGATTGGCAGCTGGTCAAACTTGACTCCTTTCTTTGGCAGGGGACGTATGTGGTGGAGAAATCATGCATGAGGTATCGCATGAAATTTATTTATCCCTACAATCCTTTTGTCCGCGATGCGGTGACGGGCTATGTCGACCTGCCGACAAACCCGTTGTTGAAAGAGATGGGGTGGCAGCTGGTCGGTTCGCTGATACTGATTCTGTTGTTGATTTTCTGTCTGATTTATCAGGTACGGACCATCTTGAAACAATACAAGCTGGATGAGCTGAGGAAAGGTTTTGTCAATACGATGATTCACGAGCTGAAACGTCCGGTGCAGACCTTGAAAATGTGTGTGGCGTTCTTGAACAACAAGCGGATGCGGAAAGATGAGCAGATGATGGATGAGGTGGTGAAAGACTCCATGTTCGAACTTGATAATCTTTCGGCTTATCTGGTGAAGGTACGCGAAATGACACGGGCGGATGATGAGCAGACCCCGCTCTCGGTGCGTTTGTTCAATTTGAGCGAGACTTTGGAGAAATTGTTGAGGCTGACCGTAATTCCGGCTGACAAGCATGTACGTTTTGAAACCCGGCTCACTCCTAATCCGTTGTGGGTAACTGCCGATTCCGTACATCTCACGAATAGCATCAGTAACTTGGTGGAAAATGCCATAAAGTACTCGGGTAATGAGGTGTGTATTCGTATCAGTGCATCGCTGGCAGAAGGGAAACTGGTAATACGGGTAGCCGACAATGGTTTCGGTATTTCCTCCCAAGACCAGTTGCATATTTTCGACAAGTTCTACCGTTCGGAGCAGATGGTCGGCCGCGGTTTGCCAGGAATTGGCCTGGGACTGAGTTATGTAAAGCTGATGGTGGAAGCCCATGGAGGGACTGTGGGTGTAGAAAGTATATTGGGTAGAGGTTCAGTTTTTACCCTCGAGATTCCTCAATCAAAATGA
- a CDS encoding response regulator transcription factor: MKHLKILFADDDLKYALILKRFLEAEGYEVFYAGNGRIALEQYPEVKPDLVLLDINMPEVNGYEVARQIREHDRHVLIFFLTDRSDKTDRLEGFKVRANDYLAKPFYPEELIARIQERFGEVEDTVDKEVYPLGHTTFDYTNNELRTQANKVMITSRQAEILRMLIKNRDSVVSREQLLEHVWGDTSYANSLALNVQITYLRKALKGDSSVKIESVTKKGYVLRG, from the coding sequence ATGAAACACTTGAAGATTCTTTTTGCAGACGACGATTTGAAATATGCCCTGATTCTGAAACGTTTTCTGGAAGCCGAGGGGTATGAGGTGTTCTATGCCGGCAACGGACGGATTGCTTTGGAGCAGTATCCCGAAGTGAAGCCCGATCTGGTATTGCTGGATATCAATATGCCCGAGGTGAATGGATATGAGGTGGCCCGACAGATTCGGGAGCATGACCGGCATGTGTTGATTTTCTTTCTGACAGACCGTTCCGACAAGACAGATCGTCTGGAAGGTTTTAAGGTGCGGGCCAATGATTATCTGGCCAAACCTTTCTACCCGGAGGAACTGATTGCCCGGATTCAGGAGCGTTTCGGAGAGGTGGAAGATACGGTGGATAAGGAAGTCTATCCGTTGGGGCATACCACTTTTGATTACACGAACAATGAATTACGTACCCAAGCCAACAAGGTGATGATTACTTCCCGTCAGGCAGAAATTCTCCGTATGCTGATTAAGAACCGGGACTCTGTGGTGAGCAGAGAGCAGTTGCTGGAGCACGTCTGGGGAGACACTTCGTATGCGAATTCTTTGGCTTTGAATGTGCAGATTACGTACCTGCGCAAGGCTTTGAAAGGAGATTCATCGGTCAAGATCGAATCTGTGACGAAAAAAGGCTATGTGCTGCGAGGATAG
- a CDS encoding Hsp20/alpha crystallin family protein gives MMPTRKYYNQNWLPSIFNDFFDNDWMVKANATAPAINVVESDKDYKVEVAVPGMTKDDFNIHLGEENELVISMEKKTENENKENKKYLRREFSYSKFQQSLYLPDNVDKEKISANVANGVLTIELPKYSQEEKAKVNRVIEIH, from the coding sequence ATGATGCCGACTAGAAAATATTACAATCAGAACTGGTTACCAAGTATCTTTAATGATTTCTTTGATAACGATTGGATGGTGAAAGCTAACGCTACTGCCCCTGCAATCAATGTAGTGGAAAGCGACAAAGACTACAAGGTAGAAGTTGCAGTTCCGGGAATGACCAAAGACGATTTCAACATTCATTTGGGTGAAGAAAACGAACTCGTCATTTCAATGGAAAAGAAAACCGAAAACGAGAACAAAGAAAACAAGAAATACTTGAGACGCGAGTTCTCTTACTCAAAATTCCAACAGTCACTTTATTTGCCTGACAACGTCGATAAAGAAAAAATCAGTGCAAACGTGGCCAATGGAGTGTTGACAATTGAATTGCCGAAGTATTCTCAGGAAGAAAAAGCAAAGGTCAACCGTGTGATTGAGATACATTAA
- a CDS encoding thioredoxin family protein — protein MEIKVLGPGCAKCKATYQVIEKVIRENHLDVKLTKVDDIMEMVSYHLMTTPAVVIDETVKIKGRVPSEKEVKELLGIA, from the coding sequence ATGGAAATTAAAGTTTTAGGACCAGGCTGTGCCAAATGCAAAGCCACCTATCAGGTAATCGAAAAAGTCATCCGGGAAAATCACCTCGACGTAAAACTGACAAAAGTAGACGACATCATGGAAATGGTGAGCTATCACCTCATGACCACTCCGGCGGTAGTGATAGACGAGACCGTGAAAATCAAAGGCCGGGTACCGTCGGAAAAAGAAGTCAAGGAACTGTTGGGCATCGCCTAA
- a CDS encoding DnaJ C-terminal domain-containing protein codes for MAFIDYYKILGVDRNATQDEIKQAYRKLAKKYHPDLNKDDPSAEGKFQQVNEAHEVLSDPEKRKKYDEYGEHWKHADEFKQEREAYSRAQQENGGSGYWYSMNGDEFSGGFGGAGASGFSDFFEQLFGHRSGGRGGYSMRAKGGDIEAQMHLSLSEAYVTHKQTFSVNGENIRITVPAGVADGQTIRLKGYGEKGMNGAENGDLYITFVIDKDATFEREGDDLYTHVDVDLYTAVLGGEVQVRTMDGMVRLKVKPGTQNGTQVRLRGKGFPVYKQPGQFGDMIVTYNVKIPTSLTEKQKDLFNQLRAAS; via the coding sequence ATGGCATTTATTGATTACTATAAAATATTGGGTGTTGACCGTAATGCCACACAGGATGAAATCAAGCAAGCCTACCGGAAGCTGGCAAAGAAATACCATCCTGACCTGAACAAGGATGACCCATCGGCGGAAGGAAAGTTCCAGCAGGTGAATGAAGCCCATGAAGTATTGAGCGATCCGGAAAAGCGAAAGAAATACGATGAATATGGGGAACACTGGAAACACGCTGATGAATTCAAGCAGGAACGTGAGGCATACAGTCGGGCCCAGCAGGAGAACGGTGGCTCAGGCTACTGGTACTCCATGAATGGCGACGAGTTCAGCGGAGGATTCGGAGGAGCAGGCGCAAGCGGTTTCTCAGACTTCTTCGAACAACTCTTCGGACACAGAAGCGGTGGCCGTGGAGGATACAGCATGCGGGCCAAGGGTGGCGACATAGAGGCCCAGATGCATCTGTCACTCAGTGAAGCATACGTCACCCACAAGCAGACGTTCAGCGTCAACGGTGAGAACATCCGTATCACCGTCCCGGCGGGAGTAGCCGACGGGCAGACCATCCGGCTGAAAGGCTACGGAGAGAAGGGCATGAACGGAGCAGAAAACGGTGACTTGTACATCACTTTCGTGATTGACAAGGATGCTACTTTTGAACGGGAAGGCGACGACCTTTATACCCACGTGGATGTCGACTTGTACACCGCCGTACTGGGTGGAGAAGTACAGGTAAGAACCATGGACGGTATGGTCCGGTTGAAAGTAAAACCGGGCACACAGAACGGTACGCAGGTACGTTTGAGGGGCAAAGGATTCCCGGTCTACAAACAACCCGGTCAGTTTGGCGACATGATTGTAACGTACAACGTGAAGATACCGACTTCATTGACCGAAAAACAGAAAGATTTGTTCAACCAGCTGCGTGCTGCCAGCTGA
- a CDS encoding arsenate reductase ArsC has protein sequence MRILILCTGNSCRSQMAHGFLQSLDPKLEVYSGGTEPATQVNPLAIKVMKEVGIDLCSHIPTHVNTYLGQEWDYVITVCGGARDTCPTFAGKVRKRLHIGFDDPSHATGTPAFIESEFRRVRDEIKEAFTRFYLTEIKNSAIHA, from the coding sequence ATGAGAATCCTGATTCTTTGCACTGGAAACAGTTGCCGTAGCCAAATGGCTCACGGCTTCCTGCAATCGCTCGACCCCAAACTGGAAGTCTATTCCGGCGGTACGGAACCTGCCACACAAGTCAATCCCCTGGCCATAAAGGTCATGAAAGAAGTGGGTATCGACCTTTGCAGTCACATACCCACCCACGTCAATACCTACCTCGGCCAGGAATGGGACTATGTCATCACCGTATGTGGAGGTGCCCGCGACACCTGTCCCACATTCGCCGGGAAAGTGAGAAAACGGCTGCACATCGGTTTCGATGACCCGTCGCATGCCACCGGTACACCAGCCTTCATCGAATCTGAGTTCCGCCGTGTCCGCGATGAAATTAAAGAGGCCTTCACCCGGTTTTATCTCACGGAAATCAAAAACTCCGCCATACACGCCTAA
- a CDS encoding aromatic aminobenezylarsenical efflux permease ArsG family transporter: MEWLQTLLDNSSIPVLTAFLLGLLTALSPCPLATNIAAIGFIGKDIENRRRIFRNGLLYTLGRIVAYTLLGIILLLILREGSSLFGIQQAIGMYGGLLIGPALLLIGLFMLWGDKLNLPQFGFQGNAEGLARKGGWGALLIGILFALAFCPTSGVFYFGVLIPLSAATTAGYLLPAVFAVATALPVLLAAWILAFSAQQLGNVYGKIQTLQKWLYRIVGAIFILIGIYYCYLMYV; this comes from the coding sequence ATGGAATGGCTACAAACCCTGCTCGACAACAGTTCCATCCCCGTCCTGACGGCTTTCCTGCTGGGACTGCTCACGGCCCTTTCGCCCTGCCCGCTGGCCACTAACATTGCCGCCATCGGATTTATCGGAAAAGACATCGAAAACCGCCGGCGCATCTTCCGCAACGGCCTGCTCTATACCCTCGGACGAATCGTAGCCTACACGCTACTGGGCATCATTCTCCTGCTGATTCTGCGAGAAGGTTCCAGCCTGTTCGGCATCCAGCAAGCCATCGGTATGTATGGAGGGCTGCTCATCGGTCCAGCACTCCTGCTCATCGGCCTGTTCATGCTGTGGGGAGACAAACTCAACCTGCCGCAGTTCGGTTTCCAGGGAAACGCCGAAGGACTGGCACGGAAAGGAGGATGGGGCGCACTGCTCATCGGCATCCTCTTTGCCTTGGCCTTCTGCCCCACCAGCGGTGTGTTCTACTTCGGCGTGCTGATTCCTCTGTCGGCAGCTACCACCGCCGGATATTTGCTTCCCGCCGTATTTGCAGTAGCCACTGCCCTACCGGTTCTTCTGGCAGCTTGGATACTGGCCTTCAGCGCACAGCAGCTGGGAAACGTCTACGGGAAAATACAAACCCTGCAAAAATGGCTCTACCGCATTGTCGGGGCCATTTTCATCCTCATCGGAATTTATTATTGTTATCTCATGTATGTTTAA
- a CDS encoding permease, whose translation MIQKFADWLVYGLFGLSADTPLGTAVNFFFYDTLKILILLFFINVLMGIVNAYFPIERLRNYLVTHKMYGLQYLLAALFGAITPFCSCSSIPLFIGFVKGGIPLGVTFAFLITSPLVNEVAVAMFLGSFGLKVTLIYVLSGILLGVIGGFALGRMKLSPYLSDWVRQIQATSSAQADEWEKDQTTFFKRLPSITREAWKIVSGVLVYILIGIGIGAFMHGFIPEGFFEQYMSKDNWLAVPLSVILAVPMYANAAGIVPVIEVFVAKGIPMGTAIAFMMAVVGLSLPEATLLKKVMTWKLIGIFFGTVAFFIILSGYLFNLIL comes from the coding sequence ATGATACAGAAATTTGCTGACTGGCTGGTTTACGGGCTGTTCGGACTGAGTGCCGATACCCCATTGGGTACCGCCGTAAACTTCTTCTTCTACGATACCCTGAAAATTCTGATACTGCTGTTCTTCATCAACGTCCTGATGGGCATCGTCAATGCGTATTTCCCTATTGAACGGCTGCGCAACTATCTGGTTACCCACAAAATGTATGGCCTGCAATATCTGCTGGCCGCCCTTTTCGGAGCCATCACCCCCTTCTGCTCGTGTTCCTCCATCCCGCTGTTCATCGGTTTTGTGAAAGGAGGCATCCCGCTGGGAGTCACTTTCGCCTTTCTGATTACCTCCCCGCTGGTGAATGAAGTGGCCGTAGCCATGTTCCTCGGCTCCTTCGGCTTGAAAGTCACCCTTATCTACGTGCTGAGCGGCATCCTGCTGGGCGTTATCGGCGGCTTCGCACTGGGACGGATGAAACTGTCGCCTTACCTCAGCGACTGGGTACGTCAGATTCAGGCTACTTCTTCTGCCCAAGCCGATGAATGGGAAAAAGACCAGACCACCTTCTTCAAACGCCTTCCCAGCATCACCCGTGAAGCCTGGAAAATAGTCAGTGGCGTGCTGGTATATATTCTGATTGGAATCGGTATCGGGGCTTTCATGCACGGTTTTATACCCGAGGGCTTTTTCGAGCAATACATGTCGAAAGACAACTGGCTGGCTGTTCCCCTTTCCGTCATTCTGGCCGTTCCGATGTATGCCAATGCGGCAGGCATCGTACCTGTCATTGAGGTCTTCGTAGCCAAAGGCATCCCCATGGGCACCGCCATTGCCTTCATGATGGCCGTAGTAGGGCTCTCCTTGCCCGAAGCCACCCTGCTCAAAAAGGTCATGACCTGGAAACTGATTGGCATCTTTTTCGGCACAGTCGCCTTCTTCATCATCCTCTCCGGATATTTGTTCAATCTGATTTTATAA